One stretch of Burkholderia pyrrocinia DNA includes these proteins:
- a CDS encoding DUF1839 family protein, translated as MRFVSRDGEDASFDDVRHRARHYRPHALHSQEMVWKQTNCYVDMWLEVLRWWGFNPYAALPFTIALDFEGDQFTFFKFPHDELERLYGIVVQEHSIYEPLDQHIETQVARGHLMIVEVDAWFLPDTRGSSYRTQHTKTTIGIDAIDRAKHQIGYFHNSGYYVAEDFDYNGLVGGSSPMTLPPYVEIAKRRFAPLDERALCDASLAALQRHLRRLPVVDPIAAFRRQLQTDAKTLADAPLEHFHAYSFNSVRQLGANFELFGHYARWLQASGCVGPFAEIRAACDRIASEAMVLEFRLARACARGKEERGDSTLEAIGAAYVDLVACARQIGSPPRHVAPATPARSDAAPVPAMR; from the coding sequence ATGAGGTTCGTTTCCCGCGACGGCGAAGACGCGTCGTTCGACGACGTGCGCCACCGTGCGCGCCACTACCGGCCGCACGCGCTGCACAGTCAGGAGATGGTCTGGAAGCAGACCAACTGCTACGTCGACATGTGGCTCGAGGTGCTCCGGTGGTGGGGCTTCAACCCGTACGCGGCGCTGCCGTTTACGATCGCGCTCGATTTCGAGGGCGACCAGTTCACGTTCTTCAAGTTTCCGCACGACGAACTGGAGCGGCTCTACGGGATCGTCGTGCAGGAGCACTCGATCTACGAGCCGCTCGACCAGCACATCGAAACGCAGGTCGCGCGCGGTCACCTGATGATCGTCGAGGTCGACGCGTGGTTCCTGCCCGACACGCGCGGCAGCAGCTACCGTACGCAGCACACGAAGACGACGATCGGCATCGACGCGATCGACCGCGCGAAGCACCAGATCGGCTATTTCCACAACAGCGGCTATTACGTGGCCGAGGATTTCGACTACAACGGGCTCGTCGGCGGCAGTTCGCCGATGACGCTGCCGCCGTATGTCGAAATCGCGAAGCGGCGCTTTGCGCCGCTCGACGAGCGCGCGCTGTGCGACGCATCGCTCGCCGCGCTGCAGCGCCACCTGCGGCGCCTGCCGGTCGTCGATCCGATCGCGGCATTCCGGCGGCAGTTGCAGACCGATGCGAAGACGCTCGCCGATGCGCCGCTCGAACACTTCCACGCGTACTCGTTCAATTCGGTGCGGCAGCTCGGCGCGAATTTCGAACTGTTCGGCCATTACGCGCGCTGGCTGCAGGCCAGCGGCTGCGTCGGGCCGTTCGCCGAGATCCGCGCCGCGTGCGACCGCATCGCGTCCGAAGCGATGGTGCTGGAGTTCCGGCTCGCGCGTGCCTGCGCACGCGGCAAGGAAGAACGCGGCGATTCGACGCTCGAAGCGATCGGGGCCGCCTACGTCGACCTCGTCGCCTGCGCGCGGCAGATCGGCTCGCCGCCGCGGCACGTGGCGCCCGCGACGCCTGCGCGCAGCGACGCGGCGCCCGTGCCGGCCATGCGGTGA